The following proteins are encoded in a genomic region of Takifugu rubripes chromosome 9, fTakRub1.2, whole genome shotgun sequence:
- the rad52 gene encoding DNA repair protein RAD52 homolog isoform X1, with protein MLSISEDKSSFAATSFGQYTYTAEEYQAVHDALKQRLGPEYISTRVAGGGQKVCYVEGHRVVSLANEMFGYNGWSHSITQQNVDFVDLINGRFYVGVSAFVKVQLKDGAFHEDVGYGVSEGLKSKALSLEKARKEAVTDGMKRALRCFGNVLGNCILDKEYLLSINKIPKQPTPLVDPAQTKRAQGEAAVEKARFSSLQPSVLHRNHSCSEVHTPNVPVPENKEDDSSAAAGSGEHTDPKQLRKLRQQQLQQKFRKEMEARKLQQEQDRPKSQYTELSIVPGADGGHRGARASAESSTSGPVKPNSTEDCQADDPEIWDFTLDRFEDLDVAAGSIQCRDAGPGTPRSHAMQTRSKTPQSGPGRPPGDAAPHSRRREQGQSRPQHPNRYHHSTGESFSPYRQGQHMKKRRLEA; from the exons ATGTTGAGTATCTCCGAGGACAAGAGCAGCTTTGCAGCCACGTCTTTCGGACAG TACACCTACACAGCCGAAGAGTACCAGGCCGTGCACGATGCTCTGAAGCAGAGGCTTGGACCGGAGTACATCAGTACCAGAGTGGCCGGAGGAGGACAGAAA GTTTGCTATGTTGAAGGGCATCGTGTGGTCAGCCTGGCCAATGAGATGTTTGGATACAACGGGTGGTCCCACTCCATCACTCAGCAGAATGTCG ACTTCGTGGACCTCATTAACGGGAGGTTTTACGTTGGCGTCAGCGCATTCGTCAAAGTACAACTGAAG GACGGGGCGTTCCATGAAGATGTAGGTTatggtgtcagtgagggactCAAGTCCAAAGCTCTTTCACTGGAAAAGGCCAGAAAGGAAGCAGTCACTGACGGCATGAAGAGGGCTCTGAG ATGTTTTGGAAATGTCCTGGGAAACTGTATCCTGGATAAAGAATACCTGTTATCCATCAACAAAATCCCCAAACAG CCGACTCCTCTCGTAGACCCGGCCCAAACCAAACGAGCCCAAGGCGAAGCAGCGGTAGAGAAAGCCCGGTTTTCCAGTCTCCAGCCCAGCGTCCTGCACCGAAACCACAGCTGTTCAGAAGTTCACACTCCTAATGTTCCTGTTCCTGAGAACAAAGAAGATGACTCCAG CGCTGCCGCTGGCTCTGGAGAACACACGGATCCCaaacagctgaggaagctccgacagcagcagctccagcagaagttcaggaaagagatggaggccAGAAAGCTGCAACAGGAACAGGATCGACCCAAGTCCCAGTACACGGAGCTCTCCATCGTGCCAGGAGCCGATGGAG GCCATCGGGGTGCACGAGCGTCTGCTGAAAGCAGCACATCTGGACCTGTGAAGCCGAACAGCACAGAAGACTGTCAAGCAG ACGACCCTGAGATCTGGGACTTCACCCTGGATAGGTTCGAGGACCTGGACGTTGCAGCAGGCAGTATACAGTGTAGAGACGCCGGGCCCGGCACGCCCAGGAGTCACGCCATGCAGACCCGCAGTAAGACACCTCAGAGCGGTCCAGGCAGACCTCCAGGGGacgcagcaccacacagcagaaGACGGGAGCAGGGACAATCCAGGCCTCAGCACCCGAACCGGTATCACCACAGTACAG GTGAAAGTTTCAGCCCATACAGACAAGGACAGCACATGAAGAAACGCAGGCTGGAGGCCTGA
- the prr5a gene encoding proline-rich protein 5a isoform X1 gives MGGLNLCFAALRMLDGLRRRHASRPSSRPLSLNFSTFSAPPHSPDMEGSREHPIRRTLHRLKLMSSPSLSELGKSEKSSPEDRGEKQKRAGANATWNSIHNAVIAVFQKKGLADNELYVLNEGVRHLLKTELGSFFTEYLQNQLLTKGMVILRDKIRFYEGQKLLDSLAETWDFFFCDVLSMLQAIFHPVQGKEPSVRQLALLHFRNTIVLSVKLDDALSRPRARVPPSVTQMLLILQGVHDSRGVHEDYLKLESLIQKVVSPYLGTHGLFSGDGTDTHCCVVEKCLPWPKSADQLSKNPVVRSKSYNIPLLLTPVAEYDTDAGSVGSGGIRRHSACEITSCLEDQGLAYSDLASGPELSGASSNRLCVGSHFNGIVPAGASAIDLLSPSILHSSGALHGTEATTTMTDLSKGASSTPPSESSSPETIIGQVLESADSDSDGIFIDFPHHSAESMGYSRESRQSTV, from the exons ATGGGTGGTTTGAATCTCTGCTTTGCAGCTCTGAGA ATGCTTGATGGTCTCCGGCGAAGGCACGCCTCCCGACCTTCCTCCCGACCCCTGTCCCTCAACTTCAGCACCTTctccgctcctcctcacagTCCAGACatggagggcagcagagagcatcCAATCAGGAG GACTCTGCACCGGCTCAAGTTGATGAGCTCGCCCAGTCTCAGCGAGCTGGGGAAGAGTGAGAAAAGTTcaccagaggacagaggagagaagcagaagaggGCGGGGGCCAATGCCACCTGGAACAG CATTCACAATGCCGTCATAGCTGTCTTCCAGAAAAAAGGTTTGGCAGATAATGAACTCTACGTCCTCAACGAAGGTGTCCG GCATCTGTTAAAGACCGAGCTGGGGTCTTTTTTCACAGAATATCTTCAG AACCAGTTGCTAACAAAAGGCATGGTCATCCTACGGGACAAAATACGCTTCTACGAAG GTCAGAAGTTACTTGACTCTCTGGCAGAGACCTGGGACTTCTTTTTCTGTGATGTTCTCTCGATGCTACAGGCCATCTTCCATCCAGTTCAG GGCAAGGAGCCGTCCGTCCGCCAGCTCGCGCTGCTTCACTTCAGGAACACCATAGTCCTGAGTGTGAAATTAGACGACGCCCTCTCTCGGCCTCGTGCTCGCGTGCCCCCCTCTGTTACACAGATGCTGCTAATTCTTCAG GGGGTCCATGATTCACGTGGCGTCCATGAGGATTACCTGAAGCTCGAGTCTCTCATTCAAAAGGTGGTTTCACCCTACTTGGGCACACATGGGCTTTTTTCTGGGGACGGTACAGATACACACTGCTGCGTTGTAG AGAAGTGTTTACCGTGGCCTAAATCTGCAGATCAGCTGTCCAAAAACCCGGTGGTACGATCAAAAAGCTACAATATCCCCCTGCTGCTGACCCCAGTGGCTGAGTATGACACAGATGCCGGCTCTGTTGGCAGCGGAGGGATACGGCGCCACTCGGCCTGTGAGATCACATCATGCCTTGAAGATCAGGGACTGGCTTACTCAGACCTGGCCTCTGGACCAGAACTGTCCGGAGCCTCATCCAACAGACTATGTGTGGGCTCCCATTTCAATG GTATTGTTCCAGCAGGAGCCAGCGCCATAGATCTTTtgtctccctccatcctccattcCTCTGGAGCTCTACATGGCACAGAGGCCACAACCACAATGACTGATCTCAGCAAAGGTGCATCCTCCACACCGCCCAGCGAATCTTCCAGCCCCGAAACCATAATTGGACAAGTGCTTGAGTCTGCAGATTCTGACTCCGATGGGATCTTTATCGATTTCCCACATCACTCTGCAGAGTCTATGGGGTACAGTCGTGAGAGCAGGCAGAGCACCGTGTAG
- the prr5a gene encoding proline-rich protein 5a isoform X2, which yields MGGLNLCFAALRMLDGLRRRHASRPSSRPLSLNFSTFSAPPHSPDMEGSREHPIRRTLHRLKLMSSPSLSELGKSEKSSPEDRGEKQKRAGANATWNSIHNAVIAVFQKKGLADNELYVLNEGVRHLLKTELGSFFTEYLQNQLLTKGMVILRDKIRFYEGQKLLDSLAETWDFFFCDVLSMLQAIFHPVQGKEPSVRQLALLHFRNTIVLSVKLDDALSRPRARVPPSVTQMLLILQGVHDSRGVHEDYLKLESLIQKVVSPYLGTHGLFSGDGTDTHCCVVDQLSKNPVVRSKSYNIPLLLTPVAEYDTDAGSVGSGGIRRHSACEITSCLEDQGLAYSDLASGPELSGASSNRLCVGSHFNGIVPAGASAIDLLSPSILHSSGALHGTEATTTMTDLSKGASSTPPSESSSPETIIGQVLESADSDSDGIFIDFPHHSAESMGYSRESRQSTV from the exons ATGGGTGGTTTGAATCTCTGCTTTGCAGCTCTGAGA ATGCTTGATGGTCTCCGGCGAAGGCACGCCTCCCGACCTTCCTCCCGACCCCTGTCCCTCAACTTCAGCACCTTctccgctcctcctcacagTCCAGACatggagggcagcagagagcatcCAATCAGGAG GACTCTGCACCGGCTCAAGTTGATGAGCTCGCCCAGTCTCAGCGAGCTGGGGAAGAGTGAGAAAAGTTcaccagaggacagaggagagaagcagaagaggGCGGGGGCCAATGCCACCTGGAACAG CATTCACAATGCCGTCATAGCTGTCTTCCAGAAAAAAGGTTTGGCAGATAATGAACTCTACGTCCTCAACGAAGGTGTCCG GCATCTGTTAAAGACCGAGCTGGGGTCTTTTTTCACAGAATATCTTCAG AACCAGTTGCTAACAAAAGGCATGGTCATCCTACGGGACAAAATACGCTTCTACGAAG GTCAGAAGTTACTTGACTCTCTGGCAGAGACCTGGGACTTCTTTTTCTGTGATGTTCTCTCGATGCTACAGGCCATCTTCCATCCAGTTCAG GGCAAGGAGCCGTCCGTCCGCCAGCTCGCGCTGCTTCACTTCAGGAACACCATAGTCCTGAGTGTGAAATTAGACGACGCCCTCTCTCGGCCTCGTGCTCGCGTGCCCCCCTCTGTTACACAGATGCTGCTAATTCTTCAG GGGGTCCATGATTCACGTGGCGTCCATGAGGATTACCTGAAGCTCGAGTCTCTCATTCAAAAGGTGGTTTCACCCTACTTGGGCACACATGGGCTTTTTTCTGGGGACGGTACAGATACACACTGCTGCGTTGTAG ATCAGCTGTCCAAAAACCCGGTGGTACGATCAAAAAGCTACAATATCCCCCTGCTGCTGACCCCAGTGGCTGAGTATGACACAGATGCCGGCTCTGTTGGCAGCGGAGGGATACGGCGCCACTCGGCCTGTGAGATCACATCATGCCTTGAAGATCAGGGACTGGCTTACTCAGACCTGGCCTCTGGACCAGAACTGTCCGGAGCCTCATCCAACAGACTATGTGTGGGCTCCCATTTCAATG GTATTGTTCCAGCAGGAGCCAGCGCCATAGATCTTTtgtctccctccatcctccattcCTCTGGAGCTCTACATGGCACAGAGGCCACAACCACAATGACTGATCTCAGCAAAGGTGCATCCTCCACACCGCCCAGCGAATCTTCCAGCCCCGAAACCATAATTGGACAAGTGCTTGAGTCTGCAGATTCTGACTCCGATGGGATCTTTATCGATTTCCCACATCACTCTGCAGAGTCTATGGGGTACAGTCGTGAGAGCAGGCAGAGCACCGTGTAG
- the rad52 gene encoding DNA repair protein RAD52 homolog isoform X2 — MFGYNGWSHSITQQNVDFVDLINGRFYVGVSAFVKVQLKDGAFHEDVGYGVSEGLKSKALSLEKARKEAVTDGMKRALRCFGNVLGNCILDKEYLLSINKIPKQPTPLVDPAQTKRAQGEAAVEKARFSSLQPSVLHRNHSCSEVHTPNVPVPENKEDDSSAAAGSGEHTDPKQLRKLRQQQLQQKFRKEMEARKLQQEQDRPKSQYTELSIVPGADGGHRGARASAESSTSGPVKPNSTEDCQADDPEIWDFTLDRFEDLDVAAGSIQCRDAGPGTPRSHAMQTRSKTPQSGPGRPPGDAAPHSRRREQGQSRPQHPNRYHHSTGESFSPYRQGQHMKKRRLEA; from the exons ATGTTTGGATACAACGGGTGGTCCCACTCCATCACTCAGCAGAATGTCG ACTTCGTGGACCTCATTAACGGGAGGTTTTACGTTGGCGTCAGCGCATTCGTCAAAGTACAACTGAAG GACGGGGCGTTCCATGAAGATGTAGGTTatggtgtcagtgagggactCAAGTCCAAAGCTCTTTCACTGGAAAAGGCCAGAAAGGAAGCAGTCACTGACGGCATGAAGAGGGCTCTGAG ATGTTTTGGAAATGTCCTGGGAAACTGTATCCTGGATAAAGAATACCTGTTATCCATCAACAAAATCCCCAAACAG CCGACTCCTCTCGTAGACCCGGCCCAAACCAAACGAGCCCAAGGCGAAGCAGCGGTAGAGAAAGCCCGGTTTTCCAGTCTCCAGCCCAGCGTCCTGCACCGAAACCACAGCTGTTCAGAAGTTCACACTCCTAATGTTCCTGTTCCTGAGAACAAAGAAGATGACTCCAG CGCTGCCGCTGGCTCTGGAGAACACACGGATCCCaaacagctgaggaagctccgacagcagcagctccagcagaagttcaggaaagagatggaggccAGAAAGCTGCAACAGGAACAGGATCGACCCAAGTCCCAGTACACGGAGCTCTCCATCGTGCCAGGAGCCGATGGAG GCCATCGGGGTGCACGAGCGTCTGCTGAAAGCAGCACATCTGGACCTGTGAAGCCGAACAGCACAGAAGACTGTCAAGCAG ACGACCCTGAGATCTGGGACTTCACCCTGGATAGGTTCGAGGACCTGGACGTTGCAGCAGGCAGTATACAGTGTAGAGACGCCGGGCCCGGCACGCCCAGGAGTCACGCCATGCAGACCCGCAGTAAGACACCTCAGAGCGGTCCAGGCAGACCTCCAGGGGacgcagcaccacacagcagaaGACGGGAGCAGGGACAATCCAGGCCTCAGCACCCGAACCGGTATCACCACAGTACAG GTGAAAGTTTCAGCCCATACAGACAAGGACAGCACATGAAGAAACGCAGGCTGGAGGCCTGA
- the prr5a gene encoding proline-rich protein 5a isoform X3, which yields MLDGLRRRHASRPSSRPLSLNFSTFSAPPHSPDMEGSREHPIRRTLHRLKLMSSPSLSELGKSEKSSPEDRGEKQKRAGANATWNSIHNAVIAVFQKKGLADNELYVLNEGVRHLLKTELGSFFTEYLQNQLLTKGMVILRDKIRFYEGQKLLDSLAETWDFFFCDVLSMLQAIFHPVQGKEPSVRQLALLHFRNTIVLSVKLDDALSRPRARVPPSVTQMLLILQGVHDSRGVHEDYLKLESLIQKVVSPYLGTHGLFSGDGTDTHCCVVEKCLPWPKSADQLSKNPVVRSKSYNIPLLLTPVAEYDTDAGSVGSGGIRRHSACEITSCLEDQGLAYSDLASGPELSGASSNRLCVGSHFNGIVPAGASAIDLLSPSILHSSGALHGTEATTTMTDLSKGASSTPPSESSSPETIIGQVLESADSDSDGIFIDFPHHSAESMGYSRESRQSTV from the exons ATGCTTGATGGTCTCCGGCGAAGGCACGCCTCCCGACCTTCCTCCCGACCCCTGTCCCTCAACTTCAGCACCTTctccgctcctcctcacagTCCAGACatggagggcagcagagagcatcCAATCAGGAG GACTCTGCACCGGCTCAAGTTGATGAGCTCGCCCAGTCTCAGCGAGCTGGGGAAGAGTGAGAAAAGTTcaccagaggacagaggagagaagcagaagaggGCGGGGGCCAATGCCACCTGGAACAG CATTCACAATGCCGTCATAGCTGTCTTCCAGAAAAAAGGTTTGGCAGATAATGAACTCTACGTCCTCAACGAAGGTGTCCG GCATCTGTTAAAGACCGAGCTGGGGTCTTTTTTCACAGAATATCTTCAG AACCAGTTGCTAACAAAAGGCATGGTCATCCTACGGGACAAAATACGCTTCTACGAAG GTCAGAAGTTACTTGACTCTCTGGCAGAGACCTGGGACTTCTTTTTCTGTGATGTTCTCTCGATGCTACAGGCCATCTTCCATCCAGTTCAG GGCAAGGAGCCGTCCGTCCGCCAGCTCGCGCTGCTTCACTTCAGGAACACCATAGTCCTGAGTGTGAAATTAGACGACGCCCTCTCTCGGCCTCGTGCTCGCGTGCCCCCCTCTGTTACACAGATGCTGCTAATTCTTCAG GGGGTCCATGATTCACGTGGCGTCCATGAGGATTACCTGAAGCTCGAGTCTCTCATTCAAAAGGTGGTTTCACCCTACTTGGGCACACATGGGCTTTTTTCTGGGGACGGTACAGATACACACTGCTGCGTTGTAG AGAAGTGTTTACCGTGGCCTAAATCTGCAGATCAGCTGTCCAAAAACCCGGTGGTACGATCAAAAAGCTACAATATCCCCCTGCTGCTGACCCCAGTGGCTGAGTATGACACAGATGCCGGCTCTGTTGGCAGCGGAGGGATACGGCGCCACTCGGCCTGTGAGATCACATCATGCCTTGAAGATCAGGGACTGGCTTACTCAGACCTGGCCTCTGGACCAGAACTGTCCGGAGCCTCATCCAACAGACTATGTGTGGGCTCCCATTTCAATG GTATTGTTCCAGCAGGAGCCAGCGCCATAGATCTTTtgtctccctccatcctccattcCTCTGGAGCTCTACATGGCACAGAGGCCACAACCACAATGACTGATCTCAGCAAAGGTGCATCCTCCACACCGCCCAGCGAATCTTCCAGCCCCGAAACCATAATTGGACAAGTGCTTGAGTCTGCAGATTCTGACTCCGATGGGATCTTTATCGATTTCCCACATCACTCTGCAGAGTCTATGGGGTACAGTCGTGAGAGCAGGCAGAGCACCGTGTAG